The Flavobacterium sp. 1 genome contains the following window.
CCTCTTGCTCCGGTTGTATACCTGCCAAATCCCGTAGCTTCAGGGAAGGCTAATGTTTGGGAATTTAAATTCCCGAAACTTAATGCAAGTCCGCAGATCAGCAGGGCTTTTGGAACTTGTCTAAAAAGTAAAGTTTTTAATTTCATAATGTAATTTGGTTTGATAATTAAGGTTAATTGTCTCAAAGCTATTTATTTAACATTTTATTAGTGTCCTGCTGTATCCTGTTATTTATTAGTAAATTATTTATAAATCCGTCTATCTTTTTGGGCTCACTCTATTTTTGGAGAGTCTCTTGTTGTCTGTATGAACTAGTCTGCAGACCATTTTTTGCAGAATTTAAAGAAGCTTTCAATAAAATAGGGTTGCAAAATCCTTTCTGTTTCAATTCGAAAAAAGTAGTTTTGCACTACTAATCTTTTGTTTTATAGAGAGAAGACAATATCAAGTTAAATAAAATGGAAGTGGAAAAAGTGGAAAATGAAAAAGCAAGCTGGGCTTTTTGTCCCGAATGTCAGGGACGCGGTAAAAAAAGTCAAAGGCTCAGCAAGAAAGTGAGACTCCGCTACCAGATGGAACTCGATCAATTTGAAAAAATGAAAGAAGGGACAGCTCCCGTTCGTCCTAAGGCTCATTTATCTTTATGTTTGAGCTGTTCCGGATCTGGGCTGATTCCTTCTGCCAGCTTTCCTGTAGCGGATAAAGAAAACTACCCACACGTTGCTATTATTGGCGGTGGAATAGGAGGTGTGGCTCTGGCTGTGGCTTGTTTACACCGCGGGATTCCTTTTACACTTTATGAACGGGATAACAACTTCGAAGCTCGATCTCAAGGCTACGGACTTACTTTGCAGCAAGCCAGTAAAGCGATCGAGGGGCTGGGTATTTTTTCGTTAGAAGAAGGAGTGATTTCAACAAGACATCTGGTTCATACTACAGAAGGAAAAGTAATCGGTGAATGGGGCGTCAGAAAGTGGATACCGACAGCTGCGAAAACTTCTCAGAAACGTTCAAATGTTCATATCGCACGGCAGTCTTTACGCTTAGCGCTGCTGGAACAGCTCGGCGGACATGATGTGGTACAATGGGGATACCAGTTAATAGATTTTAAGGATTCTAAGGATGAAGGTGTTGATTTAAGCTTTCAAGTAGATGGAGAGATAAAGAGCGCCAAGGCAGATCTTGTGGTTGGAGCCGATGGTATTCGCAGTTCGGTGCGGAGGTTGCTCATTGGTGATGATATTACCCCTTTGCGTTATCTGGGTTGTATTGTAATATTGGGTATTTGTCCTTTGAGTGCTATCGAAGGGGTTAACAGTTCATTGCTGGACTCCGCTACTGTATTTCAAACCGCCAATGGTAATGAGCGGATTTATATAATGCCTTATACATCCAACTCGGTGATGTGGCAGCTTAGTTTCCCTATGCCCGAAGAAGAGGCTAAGGCGTTAAGTGCTCAAGGACCTCAAGCACTCAAGGAAGAAGCTTGCCGAAGAACTCAATGGCACGATCCTATTCCTCAGATTTTAGAGGCGACCCTGATAGCTCAGATTTCTGGTTATCCTGTGTATGACCGGGAATTA
Protein-coding sequences here:
- a CDS encoding NAD(P)/FAD-dependent oxidoreductase; this translates as MEVEKVENEKASWAFCPECQGRGKKSQRLSKKVRLRYQMELDQFEKMKEGTAPVRPKAHLSLCLSCSGSGLIPSASFPVADKENYPHVAIIGGGIGGVALAVACLHRGIPFTLYERDNNFEARSQGYGLTLQQASKAIEGLGIFSLEEGVISTRHLVHTTEGKVIGEWGVRKWIPTAAKTSQKRSNVHIARQSLRLALLEQLGGHDVVQWGYQLIDFKDSKDEGVDLSFQVDGEIKSAKADLVVGADGIRSSVRRLLIGDDITPLRYLGCIVILGICPLSAIEGVNSSLLDSATVFQTANGNERIYIMPYTSNSVMWQLSFPMPEEEAKALSAQGPQALKEEACRRTQWHDPIPQILEATLIAQISGYPVYDRELLKSELLAKGKQVTLIGDAAHPMSPFKGQGANQALLDALSLARGITRGCRPLSQWRKAGLRERVLTEFESEMLARSAVKVKDSAEAAQFLHSEIVLHEGDEPRGRCLKRKEE